The genomic stretch CTACGGTAACTAAAATACCTGTTTTTCATCAGTTTTAGGAAGTTGAGCTTTGTTTAGATCACAAGTAGTTTGTTTCCTGCAATGAGACAATTTATTTCTTAACTAAACCATTTTTTATTAGCAAGTAAAGATGGGCATGAAAAACAGTTAAGCAGACAAAACTATATGAAAGCATGGTCTTGGACATCTTCAAACTCACATACATTGCAACCATCAAATAGAAAGAAAGCTCTTTGATATTCAACAAGATGCTTCACTTTTGAAAGATGCAACACaatagaaaatatgaaaatgcttACGAAATAGTATATGCTGACACTGCATTTGAAGAAAAGAGGAATTGATTTTAAGCTTTCCGTTTGGTAGAAGAAAAGGCATATTTTTTCACATCGACATCTATACGTAGACATTTCACATGAAATCAAATGCAGAAGTACTCCTTAGTTCCTAAactatttaatatttttctgtttttttaaaggccTCGACCGCCGTGTGTCCACCAAAGATAACTCTGTAGTCTTAAATGCTTGAACTTATATTACATCAGTCATTTAAAGTAACCGTTGTGCTTGTTAGATGtcagtacagtacatgtgtttaaaGCAGGGAGTCAATGCACCTTGTATGTCTTTCTTTATATCAGTGCCCTCAAAGTGGACTGGACTATATGCTGTGTTGAGTTCAATTTAAAGGCATAGTCACACATTTTGAGACATGCACTTATTAGCTTTTTTGCAGAGAGCTAGATGAAATAGCATTCTCAAATATCTcatttctaatggccagcaggtgGTGACTCCACTGGTTAAAAAAAGATGCCGTATTGTAttgaagtctatgagaaaatgattctacttctcacttgatttagtaaacattttcctgatgagtttatggtcttaaTCACTAGTAATTCAATCAagtcttcaatacagcatgatgttcatttagtaaattatggtcccattcaGAGTAAAGTAGTGGCTtccctgtgattgacaggtcgctgcCACAGTGTTGTCCAGTTTGGATGTTGTACGTGTTTTCATCTTACAACTTTTacaagttaattgtaacattttagtctCCCAAAAATGTCTTCTTCAACATTGTGTCTTGTTGTATTTAGCTcctgtgtcacttctggttcctaaaaaccaagatggcgacagccaaaATACCAAAATTGTAGTCCACAAAACAATGGGTGAAGTCACAGTGACTACATCTATTTCTTATATACAGTGTAACAAAAGCTGtaactaaaaaataaacaaaagctgTAACACATTATActattacagttaatttagctgatgcttttgtccaaagcgacttacaataagtgcaaacaatcatgagaatACAACTATGAaaaagcaagaatcttgcaggtacgTTAGCTTCAACACACTAACATTATACTGTAACACATATATTTTGTAACTTCGGACAGAGCTAGGCTACCTGTTCCgccctgtgtctgtgtgctaagCTAAATTAGCCAGCTGTTAGCTGTAGCTTTGTGTTTATCGTGCAGACATCTGAGAGtgttatcaatcttctcatctaactcggAAAATAAACGTAGGCCTATTTCCCAAAATCTGAAACTATTATTTTATCCCTAGAGAGATCAGGTGTTTGGTATAAAGTGCTATGGATATCAGTAAAAGGGATATAATTCACTTTGTTGTTATTCTTAACATGAAGGAGTTAATCATGTTAGTTGTGtgcatatacaatatatactgtatatacatgtttttaaagtatCCTTGGACAAGGTTTCCTAAATCTCAAGGATGCTTATTTGTCAAAAATATGACACACTAACAACAAATATAAGTGTTCAATTGTTATTAGCGTAGACCCAGGTCTCTAAATTGGAGTAAACCTTCTCCCGAGGTAAACTGTTGTACTGTGAGCAGATTTTACACAGCCTCTCCCTCCAGTCGCTGTGTAGTTTCACTCTCCACTGATGTTTCCAGGTGAAATACTCACTGTAGCGTTTCTTGTCCTCTACAAGCTGTTGTAGATACTGTCCTAAGTCTTTAACTGATGCAAACTCATCAACATGGATAAAAGAATTAGGTGGAGCCACAGATTTGTAGTCGCTTAATGGCGGTCCGAGGACGACAGGCACCGCCCCGCCTTGGTAAGCATTTTTCCACAGCTTCTCTGTGATGTAATCTTTGGCGATTGAGTTCTCAAAAGCCAAATAGAAGTTGCAGCGAGAGATTGTGGGTAAGAGGGCTTCAGAGGAGAGGGACGTCTTTGCCCAACTGCCGTAAACCTTCACAGGAATTATGGCATTGAGCTCTTTGTACACTTTGCTTCTCTTGTGGTTGCTCCTGTAGTTGCTGACCACCCAACAGACCAAGAAGCTCCTATTCAGAGGGACGTCTTCCACCAGATGTCCTTCAGCCTCCTTTGGTAACAGCTCGCCGTAAGGTATGGAGACATCAGCATCCCTCCTGTAGGAGATAGTCATGTTGAAGATATTTGCATACGGACGCAAATTTCTGTTGTTAACAGGGGATTCCAGGGACATCCAGGCCCACCTCTGGCCCTGCGGCCTTGGAAGGTCAAGGGGCAGCGTTTGGTGACGTTGTTCCAGCTCTCTGTGGTGGAACACCACCACATCAGCTGAGGGGAACAAGGAGCGCTGATCCACAAGTCTACATTGAGGGATGCGGTAGAGGTCCCAGCACACGTCGTCCCACAGGCTAAATGACTCGCCGAAGGGCCAGTACCACAGCAAGATGGTGACACttctactgctgctgttgtgacTGAAAATGGAGTGATTTGTGGCTGTCGGGGCCAGGAATCCTCTCGGCCATCCATTGAGAAGACACAGCGgtaaagtacagacaaaggagATGAGGAGGCACTTCTTCATTGAGCTGAGTACAGTCTTCTTAATGTTAGCACAAGCCTGTCACAAATGGAATTAAGAAGTAGGGTTATAAAGGAACAATGACTTTTTGTGGCAGATGTTAAATGACAGGTTGAAGAACACTTATTACAAATGACATATTCTTAACATCACAACTAACTAACAGTGCACACTTTTTGAATCAATCTGTGGAGCCCCTGGTAGTTTAGGGGTTATGGTGCTGACGATAAATCACAACGTCCCCAGTTTGAGTCCGACTGGGGGTCTTTGGCGCACGTCACTGTCATCCAATTTGCTAATCTATTTTAATTTTGCACACGAATGAATGTAAACCAATGACCAAATT from Cottoperca gobio chromosome 3, fCotGob3.1, whole genome shotgun sequence encodes the following:
- the LOC115003954 gene encoding alpha-(1,3)-fucosyltransferase 7-like, coding for MTVPQSCCILGWRTHCSVWRRPGSVSGARRQSELSCVGFEWVVAACANIKKTVLSSMKKCLLISFVCTLPLCLLNGWPRGFLAPTATNHSIFSHNSSSRSVTILLWYWPFGESFSLWDDVCWDLYRIPQCRLVDQRSLFPSADVVVFHHRELEQRHQTLPLDLPRPQGQRWAWMSLESPVNNRNLRPYANIFNMTISYRRDADVSIPYGELLPKEAEGHLVEDVPLNRSFLVCWVVSNYRSNHKRSKVYKELNAIIPVKVYGSWAKTSLSSEALLPTISRCNFYLAFENSIAKDYITEKLWKNAYQGGAVPVVLGPPLSDYKSVAPPNSFIHVDEFASVKDLGQYLQQLVEDKKRYSEYFTWKHQWRVKLHSDWRERLCKICSQYNSLPREKVYSNLETWVYANNN